A genome region from Camelina sativa cultivar DH55 chromosome 10, Cs, whole genome shotgun sequence includes the following:
- the LOC109126907 gene encoding RING-H2 finger protein ATL52-like has translation MVSSSSSWSWKETLLMFAPIIFVILALLISIIWQICIKLFKCIQPPPTEPALETHQNPPLSLPHQDIETGHLGPPQSQQQDIKTGYESRIKEVKFKDIIKEDGFGDKICCSICLEEFEDGHAIVHINKCRHVFHRFCIVSWLKQNRSCPNCRRF, from the coding sequence ATGGTATCTTCGTCCTCGTCCTGGTCCTGGAAGGAAACGCTTCTAATGTTTGCTCCAATAATCTTCGTCATACTCGCCCTCCTCATAAGTATCATCTGGCAAATTTGCATCAAGTTATTCAAGTGTATACAACCTCCTCCTACGGAACCAGCTCTTGAGACTCACCAAAATCCGCCACTGTCTCTGCCTCACCAGGACATTGAGACCGGACATCTAGGGCCGCCTCAGTCTCAACAACAAGACATCAAAACCGGATATGAGAGTCGGATCAAGGAAGTAAAGTTTAAAGatatcatcaaggaagatggatTTGGTGATAAGATTTGTTGTTCAATTTGTCTTGAAGAGTTTGAAGATGGCCACGCGATTGTTCACATAAACAAGTGTAGACATGTTTTTCATcgtttttgtattgtttcttgGCTGAAGCAGAACCGAAGCTGCCCGAATTGTCGACGTTTTTGA